Proteins encoded together in one Telopea speciosissima isolate NSW1024214 ecotype Mountain lineage chromosome 6, Tspe_v1, whole genome shotgun sequence window:
- the LOC122664635 gene encoding zinc finger A20 and AN1 domain-containing stress-associated protein 1 has protein sequence MGSEESWDRETGCQAPENHRPCANGCGFFGTPATLNLCSKCYGDFCIKEQQAASVKVAVERSLSPTKSKTSTQQQQQQQLSALSLFVDSSSLALPSSSSSSSSSSYSAFNSTATGVVGVESGVKKRCVSCKKRVGILGFNCRCGSIFCSEHRYPELHACTFDFKSMGREAIAKANPVVKADKVRRF, from the coding sequence ATGGGTTCTGAAGAGAGCTGGGATCGAGAGACGGGATGTCAAGCTCCTGAAAATCACAGGCCTTGCGCGAATGGGTGTGGCTTCTTTGGTACGCCAGCGACTTTGAATCTCTGCTCCAAGTGCTACGGGGATTTCTGCATCAAAGAACAGCAAGCGGCTTCTGTCAAGGTTGCCGTGGAGAGATCTCTCAGTCCAACgaaatcaaaaacatcaacgcagcaacaacaacaacaacaattatcTGCCCTTTCTTTGTTcgttgattcttcttctttggctcTTCCGTCATcgtcatcatcttcatcttcgtCATCTTATTCTGCTTTTAATTCCACAGCAACTGGTGTTGTTGGGGTTGAATCAGGGGTGAAGAAGAGGTGTGTGAGCTGTAAGAAGCGAGTTGGGATACTTGGGTTCAATTGCAGGTGTGGCAGTATTTTCTGCTCGGAACATCGGTACCCAGAGCTGCATGCTTGCACGTTCGATTTCAAGTCGATGGGTCGGGAAGCCATTGCCAAGGCTAATCCTGTAGTGAAAGCTGATAAGGTTCGGAGGTTCTGA